One window of Siniperca chuatsi isolate FFG_IHB_CAS linkage group LG15, ASM2008510v1, whole genome shotgun sequence genomic DNA carries:
- the LOC122862471 gene encoding claudin-20 codes for MASTGMQIFGFVLALLGIMGAMVATLLPNWKVSADVGSNIITAISQMQGLWMDCTWYSTGMFSCTLKYSVLSLPAYLQTARTTMVLCCVLAAMGLCLASLGLKCTRWGGGRRSKRHAAIASGGCFVAAGFLCLVPASWFTNEVITNFLDSSVPESNKFEPGGAVYVAFVSAGFLFMGGSIFCMSCSGKRHGPQDLVLLPPPDKLLLQQQQQQQLLQQQQELQHQYCSLSPLDNKTGYSLQDYV; via the coding sequence ATGGCATCCACGGGCATGCAGATATTTGGATTTGTCCTAGCGCTGTTGGGCATCATGGGTGCCATGGTGGCCACTCTGCTGCCCAACTGGAAGGTCAGCGCAGATGTGGGCTCCAACATCATCACAGCGATTTCCCAGATGCAGGGTCTGTGGATGGACTGCACATGGTACAGCACAGGCATGTTCAGTTGCACACTTAAGTATTCGGTGCTTTCACTACCTGCGTACTTGCAGACTGCCCGCACCACTATGGTGCTCTGCTGCGTACTGGCTGCCATGGGCCTTTGCCTTGCATCCCTGGGACTAAAATGCACACGTTGGGGAGGAGGACGGCGCTCCAAGCGGCACGCTGCAATTGCCAGCGGTGGCTGCTTTGTCGCTGCAGGCTTTCTGTGTCTGGTGCCTGCTTCCTGGTTTACCAACGAGGTCATCACCAACTTCCTGGACTCCAGTGTGCCCGAGAGCAATAAGTTTGAGCCTGGGGGTGCTGTGTACGTGGCCTTTGTTTCGGCAGGATTCCTCTTCATGGGGGGGTCCATCTTCTGTATGTCCTGCTCGGGGAAGAGGCATGGCCCCCAGGACCTGGTCCTGCTCCCTCCCCCTGACAAACTgctgctccagcagcagcaacagcaacagctgctccagcagcagcaggagctcCAGCACCAGTactgctctctctccccattAGACAATAAGACTGGCTACAGCCTGCAGGACTACGTGTAA